In one window of Hevea brasiliensis isolate MT/VB/25A 57/8 chromosome 10, ASM3005281v1, whole genome shotgun sequence DNA:
- the LOC110647350 gene encoding U-box domain-containing protein 30, whose product MPMFQPSKRDGIAGFDGQVLDLDTAVKDGVLGGVGGGVIGAGVGEKLDLKKMIEELDLSEVPSVFVCPISLEPMQDPVTLCTGQTYERPNILKWFSLGHYTCPTTMQELWDDSVTPNKTLYHLIYSWFSQKYLLARKRAEDVQGRAAELIESLKKVKGQTRVQALKELHQVVAAHATARKTVVDEGGVAVISSLIGPFTSHAVGSEVIGILMNLTLDSEAKSDLMQPAKISLMVDILNEGSIETRINCTRLIEKLMEEKDFRTELISSHSLLVGLMRLVKGKRHTNGILPGLSLLRSICLHEEVRSLIVTIGAVPQLVELLPSLDPDCLELALFILDSLSSLPQGRVALKDSPNTILNMSQLLMGVPEICTQYALSILCSVCKLAPEECPSLAVNVGLAAKLLLVIQSGCNPVLKQQSAELLKLCSLNYMDSMFISKCKLIKTIQ is encoded by the coding sequence ATGCCAATGTTTCAGCCCTCTAAGAGGGATGGCATTGCTGGGTTTGATGGCCAAGTTTTAGATTTAGACACTGCAGTGAAAGATGGAGTTCTGGGTGGTGTTGGTGGTGGGGTTATTGGTGCTGGTGTTGGCGAGAAATTGGACCTGAAGAAGATGATTGAGGAGCTTGATTTATCAGAAGTTCCTTCAGTATTTGTATGTCCGATATCCCTTGAGCCAATGCAAGACCCTGTTACTCTTTGCACGGGCCAAACCTATGAGAGACCCAATATTCTCAAATGGTTCAGTTTGGGGCACTATACCTGCCCTACCACAATGCAAGAACTGTGGGATGATTCAGTTACGCCAAATAAAACTCTTTATCACTTGATTTACTCTTGGTTTTCACAGAAGTATTTGCTAGCGAGGAAGAGAGCAGAAGATGTACAGGGAAGGGCAGCAGAACTTATTGAGTCACTGAAGAAAGTGAAGGGTCAAACTAGGGTTCAGGCACTGAAGGAGCTGCACCAAGTTGTAGCAGCTCATGCTACTGCTAGGAAAACTGTGGTAGATGAAGGTGGGGTTGCAGTGATTTCATCTTTAATAGGTCCATTCACAAGCCATGCCGTTGGTTCTGAGGTAATTGGGATTCTTATGAATTTGACACTTGATTCAGAGGCCAAGTCCGATTTGATGCAACCTGCAAAGATTTCGTTAATGGTGGACATATTAAATGAAGGTTCAATTGAGACGAGGATCAATTGTACTAGATTGATTGAGAAATTGATGGAAGAGAAGGATTTTCGCACAGAACTTATCTCAAGTCATAGTCTGTTGGTTGGGTTGATGAGGCTGGTGAAGGGTAAGAGGCACACCAATGGTATCTTGCCAGGGCTCAGCCTCCTCAGATCAATATGCTTACATGAGGAAGTAAGGAGCTTGATTGTGACCATTGGAGCTGTTCCTCAGTTGGTTGAGCTGTTACCTTCCTTGGATCCTGATTGTTTGGAATTGGCACTATTCATATTGGATTCATTATCTTCTCTACCTCAGGGACGAGTGGCATTGAAGGACTCTCCAAACACAATATTGAACATGTCACAGTTATTGATGGGAGTTCCGGAGATTTGTACTCAATATGCATTGTCAATTTTATGTTCCGTATGCAAACTTGCTCCTGAGGAATGCCCATCACTTGCTGTGAATGTGGGCCTTGCAGCAAAGCTCCTGCTTGTGATTCAGAGTGGTTGTAATCCTGTCTTGAAGCAGCAATCTGCAGAGCTTTTGAAGCTGTGTAGTCTAAATTACATGGATAGCATGTTCATTTCTAAGTGCAAGCTTATAAAGACAATCCAATGA
- the LOC110670520 gene encoding cytosolic sulfotransferase 5-like, translating to MASAPISSLNHKEFDELPKENFWDVADIFKWEGFWYGFHQIESIKAFQSHFQACDDDVILASFLKTGTTWLKALCVSIIGRQSSHRQQLGGDEEEEEKDLLVRNISHFYVPTLEVQVYEDASHPDLSGRGLGMPSPRLFHTHLPYNTLPDSIKNSKCKIVYITRNSKDTLVSFWHFFNKILRPGQDPFPFEKAFESFCNGVHVYGPFFDHILSYCTENLKMPHKILFIKYEDLKSNPMLQVKKLASFLGKPFEEGDEEEIEKVIRRCSFERLKNLDVNQNGAICRVPNSFLFRMGTVGDWKNHFTPEMSQRLDQIALMKLQNAGLDLEMNV from the coding sequence ATGGCTTCAGCTCCCATCAGTTCCTTGAACCATAAAGAGTTTGATGAGCTTCCTAAAGAAAATTTTTGGGATGTCGCTGATATTTTCAAATGGGAAGGATTTTGGTATGGTTTTCATCAAATAGAAAGCATAAAAGCCTTCCAATCCCACTTCCAAGCATGTGATGATGATGTCATTTTGGCTTCCTTCCTGAAAACTGGCACAACTTGGCTCAAGGCCCTTTGTGTCTCCATTATAGGACGCCAATCCTCCCACCGCCAGCAGCTAGGTGGTGACGAGGAAGAGGAGGAGAAGGACCTTCTTGTTAGAAATATTTCTCATTTTTATGTACCAACCTTGGAGGTCCAGGTTTACGAAGATGCTTCACATCCTGATCTGTCTGGTAGAGGCCTAGGCATGCCATCACCCAGACTCTTTCATACTCATCTTCCTTATAATACCCTTCCTGATTCCATTAAAAATTCCAAGTGCAAGATTGTTTATATAACTAGGAACTCCAAGGACACTCTAGTGTCTTTTTGGCACTTCTTCAATAAAATACTGAGGCCTGGGCAGGACCCATTTCCCTTCGAGAAGGCATTTGAAAGTTTCTGCAATGGGGTTCACGTCTATGGACCTTTCTTTGACCATATTTTGTCTTACTGCACAGAGAACTTGAAAATGCCTCATAAGATACTCTTCATCAAGTATGAAGATCTCAAGAGTAATCCTATGCTGCAGGTGAAGAAGCTAGCTTCATTTCTTGGAAAACCATTTGAGGAAGGTGATGAGGAGGAGATTGAGAAGGTGATACGGAGATGCAGTTTCGAGAGGCTCAAGAACTTGGATGTCAACCAAAACGGTGCCATTTGCAGGGTGCCAAATAGTTTCCTTTTCAGGATGGGAACTGTTGGAGATTGGAAGAACCATTTCACCCCCGAGATGAGCCAGAGACTTGATCAAATTGCACTCATGAAACTACAAAATGCAGGCCTTGATCTTGAGATGAATGTTTAG